The nucleotide sequence TGCATTACAGCATTAACTACTGTATCTGATATTTTTAGACACTTTGATTTTGCTATCATGCATGAGAGGGGGTCGATATCACCACCAAAGCATTTTCGACCTAGCAAACTCCCTTCAACTAGTGTTGTTCCTGATCCAAGAAAAGGCTCGAATACCGTATCACCCTTTTTTGAATAGTTCTCTATCGCCCACTTCGGAATATGTGGAATGAATTTACCTGCATACTTATGAAACAAATGTGTACCTGATCTCAGTCCAGTATTTGAAATTAAGTATGTAGTCTCAGAGTCAATCTTTGATGCCTCAGGCAGAGAATCAACTTTTGTCAACTCCCTTTTAGTACCAGGTAGTGAGAAATGCCAGTTGGTATCTGGTTTAGTAAAAACAAGGATTGACTCTCTCACAAGCTCTCTATCTTGACCAAGTGTAGCAGCTTGCTGAGCAACAACAGGAAGTTTACGAGTTTCAATTATTCTATCAACTTTAAAGCCCAATTCTTCGCCTATTTTTGAAAGAATAACATCTGTTGGAATAACAACATTATCGTAACAGCTATTTCCAACTACGCATACGCTTTTACCATTAGGCTTAAGCGAATAGATAAGCCCCCTAAGCACTTCTCTCATGTCGATGAAATAGCCTTTGATGGCATCAATGATTCTTTTGTCCCAAAGATTATCTACGTTTATTTTAGCGAGATAAGGATCCAAGATAGAGACATCATCGTCATAGGCACGCTTTAACTTCGTCTCTACATGAGACCGCAAACTTTTGTCGTTATCATATTTTAGAACACCATAGTCTTCAATCCAACCTCCCATCCACAGCTCGACTTTATATATCTTGAAATAATTAAAACAATTAATATATGGCGGCGAGTATATAGCCAAATCTACGCTATTGCTACCTATTTTATCCTTTATAGACAACGAAGTGTCTTCAATTATAACAGCATCATATTTCCCACTATTATTGTGCTCAACATCATTTAACATGACGTTAAGTTTATCAACAAGCTTGTTTATGACAAAGGCATGCTGATCATCACCATAATATTTATTAGCCCATTCAGAAAAATCATTAGTTATATATTTCCCCTTACTTCTCTTAGCATTACGGTACTTTATTCCATTTCCCTCCTTGAATGTAGCTGAGCATACTTCTAGTATGCTTAACCAAGCCACAAACACAAAATCTCTATATTTATCCTCTTCAATAGAAGATATTTTCTTCTTTAATTGCAAAAGCAGTGTTAAAACATCGACCGGATATACTTTTCCGATAATCTTAAGCTTTGGAACCGGAGCAGCCTCATCAAATTCTGATATTGACGCTACTTTCTTCACCAAATCTTTAAGCTTCTTAATATCTTTTGCATTATATGCCCTTCCCTTAACTTGGCTAACCAAGACGCTTATTGGATTTACATCAAACCCTATGCTCTTGTGCCCAGCAAGCTTTGCCGTTGTAGTTGTAGTCCCACATCCCACAAAAGGATCTAAAACAACACTACCTGGGCTCAGAGAAGCCATAAATCTATTAACAAGCTCAGGACTAAATCCCTCACGGTACTTAAACCACTGGTGGAAGGGAAGCTCTTCTTTAGAGAAGTTTACCAGAGCAGCGAAAGAACTATCATGCTCTATGTTGAAGCCAAGATTATGATCCTCATTAGCCAAGGCGGTGGTATTCGAACTTGCTTCAATTACTGAGCTAAACAGGTCGAACGCTGAAGATGAGGCACTTAAGTTCACAGGGGCGATTTTTGAAGGCAAAACAAGCCTAAAAGTAACGACATTAATCTAGATAGAGGTACAAGATCAGTCGATTTCGCTAATATAGTTAGCAACAACCTGGGCTACTCTCGGAAAACTACTAGCTTCAAAACGCTCTTGCTATCAAAATGCATCAATATTATTATATTGACAATCAGTATAATAACAGTAAAAAGTTATTTCTATCCAAATTAATAACTGTGATGCCAAACTATATTTCTGACTAAAATTCATAGACATTCTAGTCATACAGAAGATAACGGCATCTATTGTTTTCCTTAATACGTGCCCGTATTACTCCCTAACAGTTGAGTTGATACATGCTAGTACCAAGAATGGTAAACCATGGGCGAATGATACTATCAAGTAAACTCCTTTAGCTATAGCTGTTGATCGACTCTCTTCAAAAAGTCTTCATATTCAAGCCCAATTTTTGAAAGCTCGCGAGTCAAAAACATCCTTAGCCTTTCGCATTCTGATAAGATTAGGGATTTCTTCTTCGATAGCGTTGACAAGTCCCCTGCTATCCAGAGTTTCTCTAATTCTGCGGTGAATACTGGATGATCCTTGAGAATCTCTGTTCTTAATAGAGTCAGTTGATTGTCTTCCAGCTCTTTCAAAGTCATTTCGCATTCCTGCTTCACTTGCTTCAAATTGTTGTTGAAGCCGCTCTGCATCTGACTTAAACGTGAGTTCAAGGTTGATCTCAATTTGTCGATACCGATTAGGTAGTTCTGCTCTTCCTTGTTCAAGTCGCTCTGCTTCTTCTTGTTCTCTTCTCGCAGCGCTTTCAAAAGCTGATTGTTCGTTGTGTAGATCTTCTCTAAC is from Hymenobacter yonginensis and encodes:
- a CDS encoding DNA methyltransferase; translation: MPSKIAPVNLSASSSAFDLFSSVIEASSNTTALANEDHNLGFNIEHDSSFAALVNFSKEELPFHQWFKYREGFSPELVNRFMASLSPGSVVLDPFVGCGTTTTTAKLAGHKSIGFDVNPISVLVSQVKGRAYNAKDIKKLKDLVKKVASISEFDEAAPVPKLKIIGKVYPVDVLTLLLQLKKKISSIEEDKYRDFVFVAWLSILEVCSATFKEGNGIKYRNAKRSKGKYITNDFSEWANKYYGDDQHAFVINKLVDKLNVMLNDVEHNNSGKYDAVIIEDTSLSIKDKIGSNSVDLAIYSPPYINCFNYFKIYKVELWMGGWIEDYGVLKYDNDKSLRSHVETKLKRAYDDDVSILDPYLAKINVDNLWDKRIIDAIKGYFIDMREVLRGLIYSLKPNGKSVCVVGNSCYDNVVIPTDVILSKIGEELGFKVDRIIETRKLPVVAQQAATLGQDRELVRESILVFTKPDTNWHFSLPGTKRELTKVDSLPEASKIDSETTYLISNTGLRSGTHLFHKYAGKFIPHIPKWAIENYSKKGDTVFEPFLGSGTTLVEGSLLGRKCFGGDIDPLSCMIAKSKCLKISDTVVNAVMQEWVIFAAENDWTIRREEFVPKIKNINVWFTESAIDQLSSIKYFIEKSRGYEVNLFLKVVMSSILRKASNADDQSLKTYISHTKEKIPQSAIDLFANNLGDYALRLKQYNAMLPEPVHIIDEFDASKEIGWVNNIDLIVTSPPYLKSIDYLYNQLVEYFWLGEIFGLELPSMQNEHKKKYIGTEKGLKNVVANVSDKAWSSVLTNFDQDSKEAKVIHNYFSMMECHLRIAYDKLKHCGHYVLVIGASTVRGIVVDTPEILLEIMKSIGFKSECNWKYEIRNRHMRFPRKGNGGIIHDDYVIVVKK